Proteins encoded within one genomic window of Bacillus sp. 1NLA3E:
- a CDS encoding PspA/IM30 family protein: MGIFKRLKGIALADINSTIDKLEDPISMLKQYLRDLEVEIKKAEKSLSNQLFIEKKYEYIIGEVEEVIIKRTRQAQLAVDQHEDEIAKLALQDKISQEKKLSNVQMAYDSTKKQTTILYGQIKKLKETYEELQQKKLALISRANAAQATNQVNQTLVSFSPENAVKGFARMEDQILNLEAKASATQSFYEMKRPQESFYLDKALQDEVQLELDKLKKVKNETL, from the coding sequence ATGGGTATTTTTAAACGGTTAAAAGGGATTGCCCTTGCAGATATCAACTCTACTATCGATAAATTGGAAGACCCAATTAGTATGCTAAAGCAATATCTAAGAGATTTAGAAGTTGAAATTAAGAAGGCTGAAAAATCACTATCCAACCAACTTTTTATAGAAAAGAAATATGAATACATCATCGGAGAAGTAGAGGAAGTCATCATCAAGCGGACTCGGCAGGCACAATTAGCGGTTGATCAGCATGAAGATGAAATCGCAAAGCTGGCATTACAAGATAAAATATCCCAAGAGAAAAAATTAAGCAATGTTCAAATGGCGTATGATTCGACGAAAAAGCAAACCACTATTTTATATGGCCAAATAAAAAAATTAAAAGAAACATATGAAGAGTTACAGCAAAAAAAATTAGCTCTCATTTCCAGAGCGAATGCCGCACAGGCAACAAACCAAGTGAATCAAACATTGGTTTCATTCTCACCAGAAAATGCTGTTAAGGGATTTGCACGAATGGAAGACCAAATTCTGAACCTTGAGGCTAAGGCAAGTGCAACGCAATCATTTTATGAAATGAAACGACCACAGGAATCATTCTATTTGGACAAAGCCCTTCAAGATGAAGTCCAACTAGAATTAGACAAGCTAAAGAAAGTAAAAAACGAAACATTATAA
- the selD gene encoding selenide, water dikinase SelD — MNEQEKVRLTSLSSKAGUGCKIGPEDLAQVLRLLPKQEPIPELLVGHETSDDAGVFQLTDSIALIQTLDYFTPIVDDPYKFGQIAAANALSDVYAMGGEPKTVLNIVGYPVKKLGPEILSDILRGAADKVKEAGAYTVGGHSIDDQEPKFGLSVTGIVHPDKIWKNVGAKPGNVLVITKPIGVGILTTGIKRNAVTPEQEELVTETMASLNKTAAEVLTAFHPYAVTDVTGFGLLGHGSEMARGSNVSFEISLAKIPVLPGTFELAKAGVVPGGSKSNHKWLENDVDYDSILPEEEIILCDAITSGGLLVALDETEANQYIDALHQRGHAIAEIIGRVTEQKDKLIYVTRD; from the coding sequence CAAGAGCCCATTCCAGAATTGCTTGTTGGGCACGAAACATCAGATGATGCCGGAGTTTTTCAATTAACTGACTCCATCGCATTAATCCAAACGCTAGACTATTTTACCCCGATTGTAGATGATCCATATAAATTTGGGCAAATTGCTGCCGCAAATGCTTTGAGCGATGTCTATGCTATGGGTGGTGAACCTAAGACCGTTCTGAACATAGTTGGATACCCTGTAAAAAAATTGGGACCGGAAATTCTTTCGGACATATTACGTGGTGCTGCTGATAAAGTAAAAGAAGCAGGTGCCTACACGGTTGGTGGTCATTCAATTGATGATCAGGAACCAAAATTTGGCTTATCCGTAACGGGCATTGTCCATCCAGATAAAATATGGAAAAACGTTGGCGCAAAGCCAGGTAATGTGCTTGTCATCACAAAACCGATTGGTGTGGGAATCCTCACTACCGGAATAAAACGAAACGCAGTTACACCAGAACAGGAAGAACTGGTTACAGAAACGATGGCATCTCTTAATAAAACAGCCGCTGAAGTGCTCACTGCTTTTCATCCATATGCTGTTACAGACGTTACAGGTTTCGGCCTACTTGGGCATGGAAGTGAAATGGCACGGGGAAGTAATGTCAGCTTTGAAATCTCACTAGCTAAAATTCCAGTTCTTCCAGGCACGTTTGAATTGGCCAAGGCCGGAGTGGTTCCTGGCGGATCTAAATCAAATCATAAATGGCTTGAAAACGACGTTGATTATGACTCGATTTTACCTGAAGAAGAAATCATCCTATGCGACGCGATTACATCTGGGGGATTGTTGGTTGCTTTGGATGAAACCGAAGCAAATCAATATATAGATGCACTCCATCAGCGAGGTCACGCTATCGCTGAAATTATTGGAAGAGTAACCGAGCAAAAAGATAAATTAATTTATGTAACACGGGATTAA